Proteins encoded by one window of Mercenaria mercenaria strain notata chromosome 4, MADL_Memer_1, whole genome shotgun sequence:
- the LOC123553136 gene encoding uncharacterized protein LOC123553136 has protein sequence MATGGRLTRSRINASDEFIDYACSPCTKKNRKSEAVKYCVECQEYLCTSCVESHNSFSALSGHSLLGRSQFGTSGVIGARNLPSVPTDRCKVHTTKLVDMYCANHDTVGCSVCFNINHKKCEDIHYISDYVQKENPRSQFSRLQSQLNTTILKMETLAKQQQQLEVELQKKKDNYLDEIQAFRIDINKTIDQLEQATIKDLDCQFNVLDQMFENEKKSIQKTLDDLRKQKLSIEISDANTSQQFVSLKLCQTEITDAENFISGGSLSIDKNSIRFERNSEILDFMQSLHSLQKPQHQTTEQRVLPQSKKQSLYQVKTEDSFNIRLPKGQQICDIWSLCLLYSGDVLLADNANKVLKLVDGVTYKITKSIRMPEEPHYVNTVNTEEAIVCLKGYSLQFVSTRDQLILTRRLMIDHCCLGVCGIACNIFVTSGKERNIFKYDMNGTLLKKITGENIFSWNRDISGSEDKKAIYVTDCDKGLIKMDLEGNIIWKISGKGLKNAFGLCTDGLGNVFVADNGSNTVGQVTYDGKYLGSVVTGASCVKRTNGVCFSSKESKLFVSRSFCNDIYVYSLE, from the exons ATGGCGACTGGAGGGCGTTTAACACGCTCAAGGATTAACGCTTCTGATGAATTTATTGACTACGCTTGTTCTCCGTGTACGAAGAAAAATAGGAAAAGCGAAGCTGTGAAATATTGTGTGGAATGTCAGGAGTACTTGTGTACATCTTGTGTGGAAAGTCACAATAGTTTCTCAGCTCTTTCGGGCCATTCTTTACTGGGAAGGTCACAATTTGGAACTTCAGGTGTGATAGGTGCCAGAAATCTACCGTCGGTGCCGACAGATAGATGTAAAGTCCATACAACAAAGCTGGTTGATATGTACTGCGCAAACCACGACACTGTCGGATGTTCTGTTTGTTTCAACATCAATCACAA GAAATGTGAGGACATACACTACATATCTGACTATGTGCAGAAAGAGAACCCGCGATCACAGTTTTCACGTTTACAGAGTCAACTAAATACGACAATCTTGAAAATGGAAACACTTGCGAAACAACAACAGCAACTTGAAGTCGAACTACAGAAGAAGAAGGATAATTATCTTGACGAAATCCAAGCATTCAGAAtagatattaacaaaactattgaTCAGTTGGAGCAAGCTACTATCAAAGATTTGGATTGTCAGTTCAATGTGTTAGACCAGATGTTCGAAAACGAAAAAAAGTCCATTCAGAAAACGCTCGATGACCTGAGAAAACAGAAATTATCTATAGAGATTTCGGACGCGAATACATCACAGCAGTTTGTCAGCTTGAAACTCTGTCAAACAGAAATTACAGACGCGGAGAATTTTATATCTGGTGGATCACTGAGTATAGACAAGAATAGTATACGATTTGAAAGAAACTCCGAAATCTTAGATTTTATGCAGTCTCTGCATTCACTACAGAAGCCTCAGCATCAAACGACCGAACAGCGAGTACTTCCACAGAGTAAAAAGCAATCATTATACCAAGTAAAAACCGAAGATTCCTTTAATATTAGGTTGCCGAAAGGCCAACAGATATGTGACATTTGGTCACTGTGTTTGCTTTACTCTGGTGACGTACTTCTAGCCGATAACGCAAACAAAGTACTGAAGCTTGTAGATGGTGTAACGTACAAGATTACGAAGTCAATTAGGATGCCCGAGGAACCACATTATGTCAATACTGTAAATACTGAAGAAGCCATTGTCTGCCTGAAAGGTTATAGTCTGCAGTTTGTGTCTACTCGAGATCAGCTTATACTAACCCGCAGGTTAATGATAGATCATTGTTGTTTAGGTGTTTGTGGTATTGCCTGTAACATATTCGTTACTAGTGGAAAAGAAAGGAATATTTTTAAGTATGACATGAATGGAACACTTCTGAAAAAAATTACTGGTGAAAACATTTTTTCCTGGAATCGTGATATTTCAGGAAGTGAAGACAAGAAAGCGATATATGTGACTGATTGTGACAAAGGACTGATAAAAATGGACTTGGAAGGTAATATCATTTGGAAAATTTCgggaaaaggtttaaaaaatgcatttggcTTATGTACAGATGGGCTTGGCAACGTGTTTGTTGCTGATAATGGCTCAAATACTGTCGGACAAGTAACCTATGATGGGAAGTACCTTGGCAGTGTAGTAACAGGAGCTAGCTGTGTGAAGAGAACAAATGGAGTGTGCTTTAGCAGCAAGGAATCGAAATTGTTTGTGTCTAGAAGCTTTTGTAACGACATTTATGTGTATTCTCTTGAATAG
- the LOC123550815 gene encoding glucose dehydrogenase [FAD, quinone]-like: protein MDLFKTALLFGLLTYLFYYFKVSKELRHVAKIINSTYDYIIVGAGSAGAVLASRLSEDPEVTVLLLEAGGDETENAELYDIPLMTPKLSESASDWQYEGVPSHKSGVLINMNKDKHYYISGKVLGGSSMFNFMQYVRGNRYDYEEWAANGCSGWSYDDVLPYFLKSEDYLSKEKDSTKYHHKGGPLGVTEETVFPELLKRFIEAGKELGHKEVDYNAEEQVGFGVSQVNTRNGVRASTLSEFLRPAMHRNNLNVAANAHVTKVNIVNKKATGVTFIRNGVKKVANARKEVILSAGSFGSPQILMLSGIGPKQHLESLKIPVKMDLPVGENLQNHLMIMFPSDINITSEGITKSRLQDPRTYLQYLLFSSGVLSSTSAIGEAFVRSDLIREKYPDIQFHFLVLQPNLEDGVFYSTFLKNVYRNKSVPGLTLIISNLHPKSRGKVTLKSTDPFDYPFIDPNYFEKREDTETLKRGIKLAEALFETKAMKQIGTDSNRFKNAEFCANHVFRSEQFYECLVKHLSQVHSHQSSTCKMGSAQDNNTVVDPTLKVKGMTGLRVVDASVIPNAISGNTNAPVIMIAEKAADMIRGIDSVKEIRERLAKK from the coding sequence ATGGATCTGTTTAAAACAGCGTTATTGTTTGGATTACTGACAtatcttttttactattttaaggTTTCAAAGGAACTTCGTCACGTGGCAAAAATAATAAACAGCACGTACGACTATATCATCGTAGGAGCTGGTAGCGCAGGAGCAGTGCTCGCTTCGAGACTCTCTGAAGACCCGGAAGTTACAGTTTTGTTACTCGAGGCGGGTGGTGATGAGACAGAAAATGCCGAATTGTACGACATCCCGTTAATGACACCAAAGCTTAGCGAGTCAGCTTCTGACTGGCAATATGAGGGTGTACCCTCCCACAAATCGGGTGTATTAATAAACATGAACAAAGATAAACACTATTATATATCGGGAAAAGTTCTGGGCGGAAGCAGTATGTTCAATTTTATGCAGTACGTCAGAGGAAACCGTTATGATTACGAAGAATGGGCAGCAAATGGCTGTAGTGGATGGAGTTATGATGACGTATTGCCTTATTTTCTCAAGTCTGAAGATTATCTAAGTAAAGAAAAAGATTCCACAAAATATCATCATAAAGGGGGACCGCTTGGTGTGACCGAAGAAACGGTTTTCCCGGAATTATTAAAAAGGTTTATCGAAGCAGGTAAAGAGTTAGGACATAAGGAGGTAGATTATAACGCTGAAGAGCAGGTAGGCTTTGGAGTAAGTCAGGTTAACACAAGAAACGGTGTCAGAGCGAGTACACTAAGTGAGTTTCTTCGTCCTGCAATGCATCGTAACAATTTAAATGTTGCCGCGAATGCACACgtcacaaaagtaaatattgttaataaaaaagCCACTGGAGTGACTTTCATAAGGAATGGAGTGAAGAAAGTTGCGAATGCACGAAAAGAAGTTATTTTATCTGCTGGATCTTTTGGCTCACCGCAGATTCTTATGTTGTCGGGAATAGGACCAAAGCAGCATTTAGAAAGTTTGAAAATTCCTGTTAAGATGGATCTACCGGTTGGTGAAAACTTACAAAATCACCTCATGATTATGTTTCCGTCGGATATAAATATTACATCGGAAGGCATTACAAAATCAAGACTCCAAGACCCTCGTACATATCTGCAATATCTTCTATTTAGTTCTGGAGTCTTATCATCCACTTCCGCGATTGGGGAAGCTTTTGTAAGATCAGACTTAATACGGGAAAAATATCCTGATATACAGTTTCATTTTTTAGTGTTACAACCAAATTTGGAAGATGGAGTGTTTTACTCGACATTTCTAAAGAATGTATATCGCAACAAGTCTGTGCCCGGATTAACCTTAATTATTAGTAATCTTCATCCTAAAAGTCGAGGAAAAGTTACACTGAAAAGTACTGATCCTTTCGACTATCCATTCATTGATcccaattattttgaaaaaagagaAGACACTGAAACACTAAAAAGAGGGATAAAGCTTGCAGAAGCGTTATTTGAAACCAAAGCTATGAAACAGATAGGAACTGATTCTAACAGATTTAAGAACGCTGAATTCTGCGCAAATCATGTATTCAGGTCAGAGCAATTTTATGAATGTTTGGTAAAACATCTGTCACAAGTACACTCTCATCAGTCATCCACCTGTAAAATGGGTTCTGCGCAAGACAATAATACTGTTGTCGATCCCACACTCAAAGTTAAAGGTATGACTGGACTAAGAGTTGTGGACGCCTCAGTGATACCAAATGCCATTTCTGGTAACACAAATGCCCCCGTCATAATGATAGCTGAGAAAGCCGCTGACATGATTCGAGGTATAGATTCTGTGAAAGAGATCCGGGAACGTCTTGCTAAAAAGTAA